In Persicimonas caeni, a single window of DNA contains:
- a CDS encoding YraN family protein, with protein MEQTKDDSKDLDPRREIGMAGEDLAAEHMRELGWEVLHRNYTLKMGELDMVASRYGKVGHRMEQTLAFVEVKTKRTPLGPPPEASVNARKRGRLVRLAKVYLQKEKVRKVNVRFDVIAIDLSGEEPKLTHFPCAFDADGRVW; from the coding sequence ATGGAACAGACGAAAGACGACTCGAAAGACCTTGACCCGCGTCGCGAAATTGGGATGGCTGGCGAAGATCTCGCTGCCGAACATATGCGCGAGTTGGGTTGGGAGGTCTTGCACCGCAACTACACCCTCAAGATGGGCGAGTTGGACATGGTGGCCAGCCGCTACGGCAAGGTGGGCCACCGAATGGAGCAGACACTGGCGTTTGTCGAGGTCAAGACCAAGCGCACCCCATTGGGGCCGCCTCCGGAAGCTTCGGTCAACGCCCGCAAACGTGGGCGGTTGGTGCGCCTGGCGAAGGTGTATCTGCAAAAAGAGAAGGTTCGCAAGGTCAACGTTCGCTTCGACGTCATTGCCATCGACCTGAGCGGCGAAGAGCCGAAGCTGACGCATTTTCCCTGTGCGTTCGATGCTGACGGGCGGGTCTGGTAG
- a CDS encoding ribonuclease HII, with protein sequence MSQQNLFQKGEPVIGELEDWCVSQGYRFIIGVDEAGRGPLAGPVYASAVAIDLEALEEPWLELLDDSKKLEQTRREEAFELIQASAPAFSITFSDHAVIDEINILQATHRAMEAAVAEVCEQLDGPPDYVFIDGNMPVKLSLPQRAVVKGDARSRAIAAASILAKVSRDEVMARHHEQWPEYGFASNKGYPTKQHRDAVAEYGPCPIHRLTFGGVREYRDKLRK encoded by the coding sequence ATGAGTCAGCAGAATCTCTTTCAGAAAGGCGAGCCGGTCATCGGCGAACTCGAAGACTGGTGTGTCTCCCAGGGCTACCGGTTTATCATCGGCGTCGACGAGGCCGGGCGAGGCCCATTGGCCGGTCCGGTTTATGCGTCGGCAGTCGCAATAGATCTCGAAGCGCTCGAAGAGCCTTGGCTCGAACTGCTCGACGACTCCAAAAAGCTCGAGCAAACGCGCCGTGAAGAGGCCTTCGAACTCATCCAAGCTTCGGCGCCGGCTTTCAGTATCACGTTCAGCGATCATGCCGTGATCGACGAAATCAATATTCTCCAGGCGACTCATCGCGCCATGGAGGCGGCCGTCGCTGAGGTGTGTGAGCAACTCGACGGTCCTCCCGATTACGTCTTCATCGACGGCAATATGCCCGTCAAACTGTCGCTCCCGCAGCGCGCGGTCGTCAAAGGCGATGCACGTAGCCGAGCCATCGCGGCGGCCAGTATTCTGGCGAAGGTTTCCCGTGACGAGGTCATGGCGCGCCATCACGAACAGTGGCCGGAATACGGGTTTGCCAGCAACAAAGGCTATCCTACCAAGCAGCACCGCGATGCGGTTGCCGAGTACGGACCTTGTCCCATCCACCGGCTCACGTTCGGTGGTGTGCGCGAATACCGCGACAAGCTCCGCAAATAG
- a CDS encoding AAA family ATPase, translated as MSLPSDLTTADVHALVIALLYPSRVPSPLDEQLKQDGTIKLAVVFEQDDKEYRVLRRGKPSSLRLQRKGEGGYTGLAKGEDATVEALAGELGLPDFESFAALNLWRFDDDELYDPANGAAALDERGRELVEKYRTAVRVETLEDRIKNIEGKIAEQRKQLGTGAKIEEKLEQAKAKLEQLRLDDLSEEDLSLLSEKDERFEEFDHQLDRLIRQEEDERIDVERKLPDRPWKVPLFWAGLAIGVAALGVSVGMHDTLRQAAAVNVVGFGMVAWVLLKYFTDLERASVHQVRLESIKRRLNQVREEEVSFREQINHLLIHAGVENEEELFVRVEKTSKLEQIIEQLEAKATEARRDPTYKAAAATIAELEEELEDLEAERTLLPEFVMSTFQLENDLQSLGIEPADALSDDEDDEPEEVPQTAFGRLKLAAERTGQWTASGLQSRTRKMWGKICGHVLGNRFKGVELSPEGDLRVRDLSDDKLEMWRRTRSSEERIVKAALALALHVNTADRSGGYFETIWVNDPRDDFGSNVSDAFDEVFESAAKKSHIVLCSG; from the coding sequence ATGAGTCTTCCGTCGGACCTGACGACCGCCGACGTTCACGCGCTTGTCATCGCGCTACTGTACCCCTCCCGTGTGCCTTCGCCGCTGGACGAGCAGTTGAAGCAGGACGGCACGATCAAGTTGGCGGTGGTGTTCGAGCAAGATGACAAAGAGTATCGCGTGCTGCGCCGAGGCAAGCCGTCGTCGCTGCGTCTACAGAGAAAAGGCGAGGGGGGCTATACCGGCCTCGCCAAGGGCGAGGATGCCACGGTCGAAGCGTTGGCCGGCGAACTCGGTCTGCCGGACTTCGAGTCCTTTGCAGCGCTGAACCTCTGGCGATTCGACGACGACGAGCTCTACGACCCCGCGAACGGCGCTGCTGCACTCGACGAGCGCGGCCGTGAGCTCGTCGAGAAGTATCGCACCGCCGTGCGTGTCGAAACACTCGAGGACCGAATCAAGAATATCGAGGGCAAGATTGCCGAGCAACGCAAACAACTCGGCACCGGCGCCAAGATCGAAGAGAAGCTCGAGCAGGCGAAAGCCAAGCTCGAGCAATTGCGACTCGATGATCTCTCCGAGGAAGATCTGTCTCTGTTATCGGAGAAGGACGAGCGCTTCGAGGAGTTCGACCACCAGCTCGATCGTCTGATTCGCCAGGAAGAAGACGAGCGCATCGACGTGGAGCGAAAGCTGCCCGATCGTCCTTGGAAGGTGCCGCTCTTCTGGGCCGGACTGGCGATCGGCGTGGCCGCGCTCGGGGTGTCGGTCGGCATGCACGACACGCTGAGACAGGCCGCCGCGGTCAATGTCGTCGGCTTCGGCATGGTTGCCTGGGTGTTGCTCAAGTACTTCACCGATCTCGAACGGGCCAGTGTGCACCAAGTGCGCCTAGAATCGATCAAGCGCCGCCTCAACCAGGTGCGCGAAGAGGAAGTCTCGTTTCGCGAGCAGATCAATCATCTGTTGATTCACGCGGGTGTCGAGAACGAAGAGGAATTGTTCGTCCGCGTCGAGAAGACCAGCAAGCTCGAGCAGATCATCGAGCAACTCGAGGCCAAAGCCACGGAAGCACGCCGCGATCCTACCTACAAAGCCGCGGCAGCCACGATCGCCGAACTCGAGGAAGAGCTCGAGGATCTAGAGGCCGAGCGCACGTTGCTTCCGGAGTTCGTCATGTCGACCTTCCAGCTCGAGAACGATCTGCAGAGCCTTGGCATCGAGCCAGCCGACGCCCTTTCTGACGACGAAGACGACGAGCCCGAAGAGGTGCCCCAGACTGCATTCGGTCGACTCAAGTTGGCCGCCGAGCGCACGGGGCAGTGGACTGCGAGTGGATTGCAGTCTCGAACCCGCAAGATGTGGGGCAAGATCTGTGGGCACGTGCTCGGCAATCGGTTCAAGGGTGTGGAGCTTTCGCCCGAGGGCGACTTGCGCGTTCGCGATCTGAGCGACGATAAGCTCGAGATGTGGCGACGCACGCGAAGCTCTGAAGAGCGTATCGTCAAGGCGGCCTTGGCGCTGGCGCTTCACGTGAACACCGCCGATCGTTCGGGGGGCTACTTCGAGACCATCTGGGTCAATGACCCGCGTGACGACTTCGGTTCGAATGTCTCAGACGCCTTCGACGAGGTGTTCGAGAGCGCCGCGAAGAAGAGTCATATCGTATTGTGCAGCGGATAA
- the rplS gene encoding 50S ribosomal protein L19: MSLIDKIEEQQLREDVPHFRSGDTVRVHLRIREGDKERVQVFEGVVLGRSGSGLKETFTVRKISAGGIGVERIFPVHSPRIEKIELGNIGRVRRAKLYYLRERTGKSARIRSKRERKGV; this comes from the coding sequence ATGAGCCTTATTGACAAGATTGAAGAGCAGCAGCTTCGCGAGGACGTTCCTCACTTCCGCTCCGGTGATACCGTGCGCGTCCACCTCCGCATTCGCGAGGGTGACAAAGAGCGCGTCCAGGTGTTCGAAGGTGTCGTCCTGGGCCGAAGCGGCTCCGGCCTCAAAGAGACCTTCACCGTGCGCAAGATCTCGGCCGGCGGCATCGGCGTCGAGCGTATCTTCCCGGTGCACAGCCCGCGTATCGAGAAGATCGAGTTGGGCAACATCGGCCGCGTGCGCCGCGCCAAGCTCTACTACCTGCGTGAGCGCACCGGTAAGTCGGCGCGTATCCGCAGCAAGCGCGAGCGTAAGGGCGTCTGA
- the trmD gene encoding tRNA (guanosine(37)-N1)-methyltransferase TrmD: protein MKFQILTLFPEFFETPLQATILGRAHDKGLVDYELVDIRDFATDKHKTTDDLPYGGGAGMVMKPEPLVGALEHAREQDPAAPRILMSPQGEPLSQSLAHELAELPGMILTCGRYEGIDERVRQGWIDREVSIGDYVLSGGEPGALVLIDAVTRLLPGVLGNEASIREESFADGRLEYPQYTRPREFRGRQVPEVLLSGNHQKIADWRREQSVERTKQRRPDLLQDD, encoded by the coding sequence GTGAAGTTCCAGATCCTGACACTGTTCCCGGAGTTTTTCGAGACTCCCCTCCAAGCGACCATCTTGGGCCGTGCCCACGACAAGGGCCTGGTGGATTACGAACTCGTCGACATCAGGGACTTTGCGACCGACAAGCACAAGACGACCGACGATCTCCCGTACGGGGGCGGAGCGGGCATGGTCATGAAGCCCGAGCCGTTGGTCGGCGCGCTGGAGCATGCGCGCGAACAAGATCCGGCCGCGCCGCGGATCCTCATGAGCCCGCAAGGTGAGCCGCTGAGCCAGAGCTTGGCCCACGAACTCGCCGAACTTCCAGGGATGATTCTGACCTGTGGGCGCTACGAAGGGATCGACGAGCGGGTGCGCCAAGGATGGATCGACCGCGAGGTCTCGATCGGTGATTACGTTCTGAGCGGCGGCGAGCCCGGCGCGCTTGTGCTCATCGACGCCGTCACGCGTCTGCTTCCGGGCGTGCTGGGCAACGAGGCGTCGATCCGCGAGGAGAGTTTCGCCGACGGTCGCCTCGAATATCCTCAATACACCCGCCCGCGGGAGTTTCGCGGACGGCAGGTTCCCGAGGTCTTGCTCAGCGGCAACCATCAAAAGATCGCCGATTGGCGCCGCGAACAGTCCGTCGAGCGAACCAAGCAGCGACGGCCCGATTTGCTACAGGACGATTAA
- the rimM gene encoding ribosome maturation factor RimM (Essential for efficient processing of 16S rRNA), which produces MADRELIQTGTFGRAHGVRGEIRYFPVNPGSDLFEVGSRVFARRGDQDFPLTVARARRANKFDIVQFDEVADRDEAEALTNLEVFVDAEVLPELEEDEFYQKDLVEREVLILLAEEGPSRSIGEVGGFFETGANDVMVVHMSDGSKLFVPMIEDAVADLDHDGAVLLQPLDHWAPEGTELP; this is translated from the coding sequence ATGGCGGATCGAGAGCTCATCCAAACGGGGACCTTCGGACGTGCGCACGGAGTGCGCGGCGAGATCCGCTACTTTCCCGTGAACCCGGGATCCGACCTCTTCGAGGTGGGATCGCGGGTTTTCGCACGTCGGGGGGACCAAGATTTCCCGTTGACGGTGGCTCGGGCGCGTCGAGCGAATAAGTTCGACATCGTCCAGTTCGACGAGGTCGCCGATCGCGACGAAGCCGAAGCGCTGACCAACCTCGAGGTTTTCGTCGACGCGGAGGTGCTTCCCGAGTTGGAAGAGGACGAGTTCTATCAGAAGGACTTGGTAGAACGGGAGGTCCTCATCTTGCTCGCTGAAGAGGGGCCGTCGCGTTCGATTGGCGAGGTTGGCGGGTTTTTCGAGACCGGCGCCAACGATGTGATGGTTGTTCATATGAGTGACGGCTCCAAGCTCTTCGTTCCAATGATCGAAGACGCCGTTGCCGACCTCGATCACGACGGAGCCGTGCTTCTCCAACCCCTCGATCATTGGGCTCCGGAAGGCACCGAGCTTCCCTGA
- a CDS encoding KH domain-containing protein, with protein sequence MAATDKDTAEAYRELVRYVVESLLGDDVDFNVEADEGDSQLDIKIFTPDDVRGRVIGRGGRIARAMRSMVTAADIGTGKQVTVDIVD encoded by the coding sequence ATGGCTGCAACCGACAAGGACACCGCCGAAGCCTACCGCGAGCTGGTTCGCTACGTGGTGGAGTCGCTCTTGGGTGACGACGTTGACTTCAACGTCGAGGCCGACGAGGGTGACTCGCAGCTCGATATCAAGATTTTCACTCCCGACGACGTGCGTGGGCGCGTGATCGGTCGCGGCGGGCGGATCGCTCGCGCCATGCGCAGCATGGTGACCGCGGCCGACATCGGCACCGGCAAACAGGTCACCGTCGATATCGTCGACTGA
- the rpsP gene encoding 30S ribosomal protein S16: MQRYGAKKRPFYRVVATDKRSPRDGRFIEMLGTYDPLHEPATVRLNSERVEYWLSVGAQPTDTVLSLIRRMRRGDVVDLSEEGADEAARKAQAEQKRQADEARRAEIAEQAKAEAKKAEEEAKAAKEAEKAEKAEKAEAEEASEEGEEAEEASEEAEKAEESKEAEESEETSDEEE, from the coding sequence ATGCAGCGTTATGGCGCCAAAAAGCGCCCCTTCTATCGCGTGGTTGCCACCGACAAGCGTAGCCCCCGTGATGGTCGGTTCATCGAAATGCTGGGCACCTACGACCCGCTCCACGAGCCGGCCACGGTGCGCCTGAACTCCGAGCGCGTCGAGTACTGGTTGAGCGTCGGCGCCCAGCCGACCGACACCGTGCTGTCGTTGATCCGGCGCATGCGCCGCGGCGACGTGGTCGACCTGAGCGAAGAGGGGGCCGACGAGGCTGCCCGCAAGGCCCAGGCCGAGCAGAAGCGTCAGGCCGACGAAGCTCGTCGCGCCGAGATCGCCGAGCAAGCCAAAGCTGAGGCCAAAAAGGCCGAGGAAGAGGCCAAGGCCGCTAAAGAGGCTGAGAAGGCTGAAAAGGCTGAGAAAGCTGAGGCCGAAGAAGCTTCGGAAGAGGGCGAAGAGGCTGAAGAGGCTTCGGAAGAAGCTGAGAAAGCCGAAGAGTCTAAAGAAGCCGAAGAGTCCGAGGAAACTTCCGACGAGGAAGAGTAA
- the grxD gene encoding Grx4 family monothiol glutaredoxin, translating to MSDEKKKISLPIAGSESAEAAPKTRDEGGDVLSEIEKMVTENDLVLFMKGTPQQPMCGFSARAAAVLSSYGKPFYAVNVLADPEIRQGIKDYGDWPTIPQLYVGGELVGGSDIVSKMHESGDLGQMIEDACGD from the coding sequence ATGAGTGACGAAAAGAAGAAGATTTCGCTTCCGATCGCCGGTTCCGAGTCTGCCGAGGCCGCGCCGAAGACGCGCGACGAAGGCGGCGACGTTCTCTCGGAGATCGAGAAGATGGTGACCGAGAATGATCTGGTGCTCTTTATGAAGGGCACGCCCCAGCAGCCCATGTGCGGGTTTTCGGCGCGCGCGGCCGCGGTGTTGTCGAGCTACGGCAAGCCGTTTTACGCGGTCAACGTGCTCGCCGACCCCGAGATCCGTCAGGGTATCAAAGACTACGGCGATTGGCCGACCATTCCGCAGCTGTACGTCGGCGGCGAGTTGGTGGGCGGCTCTGACATCGTGAGCAAGATGCACGAGTCGGGCGACCTCGGTCAGATGATCGAAGATGCTTGCGGCGACTGA
- a CDS encoding BolA family protein: MIEPEEIVSKIKASLTDAEVHVQDLTGTKDHYQVTVISEAFDGKPLIKRHRMVYDALKEEMKGPIHALTLDVFTPEQWEEKS, translated from the coding sequence ATGATTGAGCCGGAAGAGATCGTCTCCAAGATCAAAGCATCTCTGACGGATGCCGAGGTCCACGTTCAGGACCTGACGGGTACCAAAGATCACTACCAGGTGACCGTCATCTCCGAAGCGTTTGACGGGAAGCCGCTCATCAAGCGCCACCGCATGGTCTACGACGCCCTCAAAGAAGAGATGAAAGGGCCGATCCATGCACTGACGCTCGACGTTTTTACTCCAGAGCAGTGGGAAGAGAAGTCATGA
- a CDS encoding 3-hydroxyacyl-CoA dehydrogenase/enoyl-CoA hydratase family protein: MATKRIRKAVVIGAGVMGRGIAAHLANARIPVHLLDIVPQPQEGDDPKDPAFRSKIARNAIQQIKKSKPALIFTKRDLELITPGNIEDDLDVLADADWVVEAVPERMDIKQATFSKIEEHAGEDTIITSNTSGLSIAGMLEGRSDSFKERFLVTHFFNPVRYMKLLELVEAEDTSSEVTETMIAFGRDVLGKGIVFGKDTTNFIANRIGVHGIMSIMHLMSDFDMTIEDVDQVFGKPMGRPKSAVFRTGDVVGLDTFVHVADNCHETLTDDEDREVFEVPDFLRDMVEKGWTGQKAGQGFYKKTDEGIMALRPESMEYEKRDKSDFSSLSGAKGSPADKIRYVIREGEDKAADFARAATYRSLAYTARRMGEIADDVVNIDRAMRWGFNWKLGPFQTWDAIGLEWSVEQMKEEGIELPSWIDEMVEAGHESFYRWNGATREYYDVEANDYKPVPADEREISIDVLKKSDKKVMGNSSASLYDMGDGVALLEFHTKMNSVDNDIIAMMEQAADEVEDGDWRGLVIGNGSDNFSAGANLMLVLMNARAGNWDDIEEMVTRFQAANQRMRYLSKPVVAAPRGLTLGGGAEVAMGANAIQPAGELYMGLVEVGVGLVPGGGGNLQLMRNIFGKHASDADFDALPFLQKVFMQIGMAEVSRSAEQAREAGFLKLDDGLSINAEHRLHHAKQRVIGMYEAGFRAPRPTQFRLPGKDGVATIDMMLYSMEGQKQISAYDRHIGKMLANVLCGGETTRAVLTSEDRLLELEREAFLSLCGEEKSQERMQHMLMHNKPLRN, from the coding sequence ATGGCAACCAAGCGCATTCGAAAGGCCGTCGTCATCGGCGCCGGGGTCATGGGTCGCGGCATCGCCGCGCACCTGGCCAACGCTCGCATCCCCGTTCACCTGCTCGATATCGTCCCACAACCCCAGGAGGGCGACGATCCGAAGGATCCGGCGTTTCGCAGCAAGATCGCGCGCAACGCGATCCAGCAGATCAAGAAGAGCAAGCCGGCGCTCATCTTCACCAAGCGCGATCTCGAGCTGATCACGCCGGGCAACATCGAAGATGATCTCGACGTGCTCGCCGACGCCGATTGGGTCGTCGAGGCCGTGCCCGAGCGTATGGACATCAAGCAGGCGACCTTCTCCAAGATCGAAGAGCACGCCGGCGAAGACACCATCATCACCTCGAACACCTCCGGGCTGTCCATCGCGGGCATGCTCGAAGGCCGCAGCGACAGCTTCAAAGAGCGCTTCCTGGTGACGCACTTCTTCAACCCGGTGCGCTACATGAAGCTTCTCGAGCTGGTCGAGGCCGAGGACACCTCCTCGGAGGTCACCGAGACGATGATCGCGTTCGGTCGCGACGTGCTCGGCAAGGGCATCGTGTTCGGCAAGGACACCACCAACTTCATCGCCAACCGCATTGGCGTGCATGGCATCATGAGCATCATGCACCTGATGAGCGACTTCGATATGACCATCGAAGACGTCGATCAGGTCTTCGGCAAGCCTATGGGCCGACCGAAGTCGGCTGTGTTCCGCACCGGTGACGTCGTCGGTTTGGACACCTTCGTGCACGTGGCCGACAACTGCCACGAGACGTTGACTGACGACGAGGACCGCGAGGTCTTTGAAGTCCCCGACTTCCTGCGCGACATGGTCGAAAAGGGCTGGACGGGTCAAAAGGCCGGCCAGGGCTTCTACAAGAAGACCGACGAAGGCATCATGGCCCTTCGCCCGGAGTCCATGGAGTACGAAAAGCGCGACAAGAGCGACTTTTCGAGCCTATCGGGTGCCAAGGGCTCGCCGGCGGACAAGATCCGCTACGTCATCCGCGAGGGCGAGGACAAGGCCGCCGATTTCGCACGCGCCGCCACCTACCGCTCGCTGGCCTACACGGCGCGACGCATGGGTGAGATCGCCGACGATGTCGTCAACATCGATCGCGCGATGCGCTGGGGCTTCAACTGGAAGCTCGGGCCGTTCCAGACCTGGGACGCCATCGGCCTCGAGTGGTCCGTCGAGCAGATGAAGGAAGAAGGCATCGAGCTGCCCTCTTGGATCGACGAGATGGTCGAAGCCGGCCACGAGTCTTTCTACCGCTGGAACGGAGCCACGCGTGAGTACTACGACGTGGAGGCAAATGACTACAAGCCGGTGCCGGCCGACGAGCGCGAGATCTCCATCGACGTGCTCAAGAAGTCGGACAAGAAGGTGATGGGCAACTCCAGCGCCAGCCTCTACGACATGGGCGACGGCGTGGCCCTGCTCGAGTTCCACACCAAGATGAACTCGGTCGACAACGACATCATCGCGATGATGGAGCAGGCCGCCGACGAGGTCGAAGACGGCGACTGGCGAGGGCTGGTCATCGGAAACGGCTCGGACAACTTCTCGGCAGGCGCCAACCTGATGCTTGTGCTCATGAACGCACGCGCGGGCAACTGGGACGACATCGAAGAGATGGTCACCCGCTTCCAGGCCGCCAACCAGCGCATGCGCTACCTGTCCAAGCCGGTCGTGGCTGCCCCGCGCGGCCTGACCCTTGGTGGCGGCGCCGAGGTAGCCATGGGCGCCAACGCTATCCAGCCTGCCGGCGAGCTCTACATGGGGCTGGTCGAAGTCGGCGTGGGCCTCGTGCCCGGCGGTGGCGGCAACCTGCAGCTGATGCGCAACATCTTCGGCAAGCACGCCAGCGACGCCGACTTCGACGCCCTCCCCTTCCTGCAGAAGGTCTTCATGCAGATCGGTATGGCCGAAGTCTCGCGCAGCGCCGAACAGGCACGCGAGGCGGGCTTCCTCAAGCTCGACGACGGGCTGTCGATCAACGCCGAGCATCGCCTGCACCACGCCAAGCAGCGGGTCATCGGCATGTACGAAGCGGGCTTCCGTGCGCCGCGTCCCACCCAGTTCCGCCTGCCCGGCAAGGACGGCGTGGCGACCATCGACATGATGCTCTACAGCATGGAGGGCCAGAAGCAGATCTCGGCCTACGACCGCCACATCGGCAAGATGTTGGCCAACGTGCTGTGCGGCGGCGAGACCACCCGCGCGGTGCTCACCAGCGAAGACCGGCTGCTCGAACTCGAGCGCGAGGCCTTCCTGTCGCTGTGCGGCGAAGAGAAGAGCCAGGAGCGCATGCAGCACATGCTCATGCACAACAAGCCGCTTCGTAACTAA